One Mycolicibacterium rufum genomic window, AGCCCGCGGAGTCGAGGATGGTGTCGGACAGCCACACCTGGTTCGGCTCGTTGTGCACTTCGTCCACGTCGACCAGGATCGTGCCGAGGATGCTGTGCTCCACCTGCAGGCATGCGGGCGTGTCGATGAGCTCTACGCTGGCTTCCTCGGAATGCTCGGGCTCGCAGTCGCAGTCCAGACTCCACCCGGGGACCAGTGTCGAATGACGGATCACGACTGTGCCGACGTGGCCTTGCACGCGAACGCTGCGACCGGTGATGAGCAGCCCGTCGAGCACCACGGTCGGCCGCGCGTCGCTGTCGCACTCGTCCGGTCCGGTGATGCGCAGCGCGTCGGGCCGGTTGCTGTACCAGTCCAGCAGCCGGATCACCGGGCGCTTGCCCTGCGCGGCGCGCAGCGTGACGCGGTCACCGGCGTCGAGCTTGATCTCGATCTGTTCCTGATAGGCGCCACTGTCGGTCAGTTCGATCACCACGTCGCTCGGCGCGGGCGATGTGCCGTGTTTGTCGGTCTGCCACTGCTGGACGGCGGCCATGATGGTCGGGAACTGTGCACTCGGGCCGACGGTGTACTGCGCGACCCGTGGGGTGACCGGCCGCTGGTATTCGCCGCCGCCGAGGTCGTCGGAGAACCCGTAGTGGTAGGTGACCCAGACGCCGTCGGGTGTGTGCCGGCTGGGGAATGCGATACGGCCGAGCACCGGGTCGACGGCAACCTGCCCACGCTGGGGCAAATAACGCCACTCCGAAAGATCGGCTGCGACAATCTGGTTGAGCGGCACCGGGGCGTCGGGACCGCGGTAGACGCATAAACTCTTGCCGGGCCCGTAATAGCGGGCCAGGTGCTCGGCGAAGCAGCGCCGCCGGATGAATGCGGGGACGTTCGACTCCTCGGCGATGTGCGTCGGCGTCGGTTCGGGCCGCGGCTTGGTGATCAGAGGTGCGTCGTTGCCGAGGATGCTGAACGTGAAGTGCGCGCGGGCCCGGTCCTCGCAGTACGCGGGAGCATAGGTGACCGAGTAGGGACGGAGCCGCCAGACATACAGCCCGACCGCAGGGATATTGAATTTGCCTTGGCCGCGTGACGAGTTGATGCGCCGCACGTCGACGGTGTGCGCGAGTTCGTCGAACGGTCTCTCCACACGGTCGAGTGCATCGCCGAGACGGATGTCGACCAAGCTTCCGCGATGCAGGCGGCGGGCGTCGGCGCGGGGGTCGCGTCCGTAGAGCCGGATGGCGGGGGTGACGCACAGCAACCGCCGGAATTCGACGGCCCTGGCCGGCCATCCTGCCACGTCGAGCGCCAGCTCTTCGAGCAGCGCCAGCGTGCCCTTGCGGCGACGATTGGCCACGGTGTGCGTGACGTCGCGACGAGAAGCCATGGCCGACAACAACTCATGAGCCTCCGGCGAGGCAGCGGCCAGCGCCTCTTGGCCGCCAGGCAGCAGGTGATAACCCACCAAGTCGCCGAGGTAGGGCGCGACCCAGTCCTGGCAGGTTTCGATGAACCAGTCGTCGTAGAGCTGTTCGAGGTCGGCATCGATCAGGTCGGCCTGCTCGGTGATCACGGCCAGCAGCGCTCGCAGGGGCCCGCCGATCTCCTCGTCTCGGCGTTGATGGACGCGCGGCAACAGGGTGAACAGCCGGTCGTGGGTCTCGGTCATGGGATCCTCCGCAGCATCAGGGCCTCCGGGACGTCGGGCGACAGCACGACGATCTGGGCGGGCCGGATCCCGCGGAAGATCGTGATCGGGGTGTACGCCTGGATCGGCGCATTGGCCAGGGTGGGGTTGAGCCGGCACAGTTCCTCGACCGTCAGGCCGGTGTGCAGCGCGGCCTCTGTGAGCGTCAGGGGCTCATCCCATGAGAAGACCTGACCTGGCTCGTATTTGGCAGGTTCGGCACGGACCACCCGATCGGGGCCGCTGAGTTGGTTGGCGAGAGAAAGCAGTTCGAGTGGGGTGACGGAGGCAGGCACTCCGTGGAAGATGTCGATGTCGATATAGTCGACTCCGGGGACGGCCTGCGCGGCGGCGAACGCCTCGCTGAGGTAGGCGTCCTGCGCCAGGTCGCGGCGTGCGAAGGAGTAGGTGCCCGACAGGGCCGCCCGCACTGCGGGTTCGACGACGTCCCAGTTGTGGTCGGGCTTGACCTTGACACCCGCGCGCATCACGAGCAGCACCATGTCGCGCACGTCGACCCGGACGGTGACACCCGGGTCGCCGAACTCGGCGAGCGAGTCTTTCAGCGCGGTCAGCAGTCCCGAACCGGCATCGACAGGCGCGTCGCCGATGCTGGCGACAGTCACATGCACGACATGTTGCCCGCCGTCGAAGAGCCTGCGAGCGCTGGCTTTTGCGATGCCCGCCCTGGCGCGGGTGTAGTCCTGGTAGTCACGCACCGACAGCAGCCGGTCGAGGGCGAGCATGCGCAGCGGCGTTACTGTGCGGGCATCGTCGGGGGTGTCGCCGTCTGTTCCGCCGGTGGCGGCGATGGGGTTGGTGACGGCGCTGACGCCGAGCGGTTGGCCGGCCAGCTGCGAGATCTGGCCCGCGATCGCGTTCCCGCCGCGGCCGGCGCCGACGCGCAGCGTCGCGGCGATGTTCTGGCTGCCGGTCGGGGGTCGGGCGCCGTGAACGCCGTCACCGAAGCCGATGTCGACGGACTTGTCGGCGGCGACGTCGGGCCGGTAGACGTGGTCGGTCGCCGCACTGGTCGCCAGGATCTCCGTGGGCCGCCACCGGACGCCTGAAACACTCACCCACAGTTCGTCGTCGAAGCCGGCGGGACTGGTCGCCGGCAGCGCGGTGAGGGGGTTGTCCTGGTTGACTTGGCGAATTCGGAATGACTGGTTGGGTTGGCCGGCATCCCCGTTGCCGAGGATCTCCGTGCGCGTTTCGCCTTGGGTGGCGGCAACGACGTTGCCGTAGACGGTGACGCTGTCGCGGCGGTAGCGGTAGGCCAGCTCGCCGGTCAGTGTCAGGATGGTGCGGACCGAGGATGCCGCCTCGTCGGGATCGACCCATTGGCGCACCCCGGCGACCATGGTGAGCTCGGCGGCTCGGATGCCACTGGTGTAGGGGACGTCGGTGCGTTCACCACTGACGATGACCCAGCGGCCGGGTGTCAGCCCGTCGTAGACGCGGCCCAGCTCGATGGTGTCGCCCGCGATGTCGTCGGTGATGAGATCGCCTACCGGCGTGAGGGATTCACCCTGGGCGTAGAGGGCGGATCCTTCGCCGGCGACGATCTTGGCGTCGAGAGTCAGTTCGGTGAACGGCACGTTGATCGGGCTTGCGGCCGCCGGAGCCACGTTGCGCGACGACTGGTTGACCGACTCGACCCGGCGCACCAGGTTCTTCGCGCCGACGACAACCCAGCTGCCCTTCTGGATGCCGTCGTAGACGGTGTCCAATCGGACCGTATTCGTATCCGACCCTTCGGCGAGTGTCGCCTTGGTCCGCAGCACCTGCATGTCACTCAGTGCGGTTGGCGGGGTGAGCTGTTCGTTGTCCCACGCCTGGTGCAGGGTCGGGGCGACCCGTGGATCGGCGGCGGCGAGCAGTTTGGCGTGGACGTCGGAGTCGGGCCGGAACAACGCCGCGGTCCCGGGGTCGATGTCACGCGCGTTGCGTGGAGCCCGAGACGGTGGGCGCCGCAGCCACGGCAGCATCGGGGTGAGTGCCACCAACGCCGCACCGTCATCGCAGTCCACGTTGTCGTAGATCGGGACGTGTCCCTCGCCGTCCGACGGGCAGAGGATGTCGTGGGCACGCCAGCGCAGCGCCTGGAGATCACCCGCCCGTCGTCCCAGGGCGGTTTCGGCGATTCGAACCGCATGCCGTGCCGCGCCGAGCATCGGGTCGGCATAGGTTCTGTACCACGCCACCACCGCCGGTGATTCGTGCACCGACGCCAGCGCGGCGGCTACGAGGAGGTGCTCGACCACCTGAGGCAGCGAGACCCCCGACCCTGCCCCGAGAACGTTGCGCAAGACGTCTTCGGCGGTGAGCGACGGGCCATCGGCCAGCCGCTTGGACAGCGGTTCGAGGTAGGTGCTGAGGACGGTCTTCACAGATGCGGCACCGGCCGGGTGGTTTATCGCGTCGTTGGTAGTGCGCGCCAGAGCGAGCAGCGCCGTGCTCAATGGGGTTCGCGTCGATATCAGGGAGACGGCGGTGGTGTTCGCCTGGAAGTCGGGCTTGGACGCGCTGGCGATGCGCACCGCAGTGCCGAGGCGGGGGTCGAACCCGTCGGCCAGGGCGGCGGGGGGCGGTGCCGGGTCGAACAGGAAGAGCAGTCTGTCACCGGCTTTGAGGTTCGCGGCGGTGCCCGCGATGCGCAATTCGGGTATGTCGTTGACGTCGTCGGGTTCCTCACTGAGCTTCTGCCCGTAGTACGCGATCGATGGCGGCCCGGACATGATCGGCGCCAGGTTGTTCCATTCCTCGCGGGCGTGCAGGTCGTCCGATGTCTCGAACGTCGCCGGCAATTCGTTCTGCCGCGGCACGCTCTTGGCGCCCGCGCCGGCCGGTATCAGCGTCTTGGCGCCGGGGTCCAGCGTGTAGGCGAGGTACGTGTCGGCACCCAGCGCGGGGCGGGTGCGGTAGCCGACGAGCCGGCCGAGTTGGTTCAGCGAGCGTGGTTCGGTGGCGGTGCGCAGGTAGCCTTCGTTGGCGATGCGCTCCTGGTAGAAGGTCAGGATGTCGCCGAGGATCGCGAAGCAGTCGAGCAGAGCGATGCTCGGATCGTCGGAATCGCGTGTCAGCAGACGGTTGAGCTCCTTCTGGGAGGACAACCGGGCCTGCATCGATTCGCGGAAGCTGCCGTGCGTCCCGATGCGGTACGCGATCGCGTCTCGTTGTGGCGGGTTGTACGTGTCGGTGGGGGTCGTGGCGTGCACCCCGTCGCAGCATCCGCATGTGCAGCAGCTCATCGTCCACCTACCAGGGTGAGGTCGAGGCGCCCGTTCTCCGGCCGGGCCGGATCACTGTCGAGTTGAGCGACCTCCAGCGGTTTGATCGCCAGGACGCCGGTGTCGAGTGCGTCGCCGGGGGGCCCGAAAAGGCGTTCCAGCCTGGTGACGTCGACGCTGAGCACGCCGGGCACCGACGCCGCGGCCGCGACGATCGAGCTGACCCGGACGGGTGTGCCGAAGGTGAGGCGGTCGGCGTTGAAGTAGCCGTCGCGGCCCGCGCCGAGGGTGCGCATCAACGCCGCGCGGACATGGCCCGCGATGTGCTCGGGTTTGACCTGGACGCACAGCGCCAGGTCGAGTGGCACGAGCACTGCACTGGACACCGAAAGGTCATGGCCGATCTTGCGGTAGCGGTGCATCGAGCTCCGCACATCGTCCAGCAGCCAGTCGGGGGCGACCGGCGCACCGAGTGCGTCGATGGCGATCTGGGCCTCGTACCAGCTGCCGGTCCAGGCGAGGTTCGCCGTGGCCCGCTGCAACCCGGGTTGGCGAGCGGCGAGGTCGGCGTAGTCGCCGGCGGTGATGGCGCGCAGCTGCCGCAGCCTCGCCTCGTGCGGAGCCTGGATTCGGGCTGCGGCAACATCTTCCGGGTCCACGCCTCCTGCACCGGGCAGCGGGTTTCGCACTCTGCTGATCGTCGCGCCGTGGGTGTCGGCGATGATGATCTTGTCGATGGCCTCGGCGCCGACGTTTCCGGCGGTGCCGTTGCCGACCCGGTAGCGCGCCACCGAGTGGTCTTGCGCTGTCCCGTCGAGCAGCTCGAATTGCGCGCCGTTGCGCCCGTCGCCGAATCGCAGATGCACGCGGCCGTCGTCGTCGGTCTCTCCGACGAAGTGGCGGTCATCGGGACCGCTGTCGAGCAGATCGCGTCGAGCGTGCCAGGTTTCGTTGAATCGGTCGATCACGGTGACCGCGGGCAGCGCGTCGCGTGGGTCGGTGTCGGTTGCGATCGCGGCGGGGCCAAAGAATCGCGGATCGGCCGGATCGGCTTCGGCGGCGTCGACGCCCCAGCTCTGCGCCACTTCCCAGCCCTCCTCGTCGGCGGTCAGGACGCATCCACTGCGGGCCTGTCCGATCAGCTCTTCGAGGCGTTCGAGTTTGGCGATCAGCAGCTCGTCGAAGCGCCGCAGCAAGGTACGGAGCGCACGGTGAGGGTGCTGCGCCAGCCGCACTTTGGTCAGTGTGGGTTCGCCGAACAACACGGTCAGATACTCGGTGTCGCTCTTCTCCAGCGGTTCTTCCGGCATCTTGCGGTACAGGGTGCGCACGTGTTCTCGCGCCCGCGCAGGGAGGTCTCGTAGCCAGTCCGCCTGGGCGCGGGTGGTGACGCCGAGGGACGGGAAGGGGACGCTGTTGGTGACCGGAAGCCGGCTGATCGCCGGCTGGAATCGCTTGGGGATCGGCGGATAGCGAGTGGTACGCGGTGGTGCGGTCGTGTCGTGGCAGCCGAAGCAGACCGGCTCCGGGCATCCCGGGTCGACGGGGTCGGCCACGGGCACCTCCAGCGGTTCGTCGGGAACGCCGCCGCCGTGTTCGACCAGGACCACATTGCCGCGGCCAACGCCGACGACGAGATCGGTGCACTCACGCCCGCCGCGGCTGTTGACGCACAGCGGGAATCGCAGCGCGTCGTCGCGCGCCCAGGTCACCTCGAGTACAGGCTGCTCGCGCAGAGGGTCGACGGCCGGTGTGACCGACGTCAATCGCACCGCCTGCCGATGGGTGATGTCGCGGTCGGCTTCGTTTCCGGTTTTCGGGCCGATGATCTCTTCGAGGATCAGCACGTCGCCGGGCCTCAGCTGCAGCACCCGGTCTTTGCCTGGTTCGCCGTCGACGAGTGTTGCCGCGGTCGTGCCGATCGGCAGACAGCAATCGTGGTCCTCCCACGTCCACAGGTCGACCCTGTTGTGGCCGGCGCGCAGTGAAAGGTCCTGGTAGACCAGCGGTTCGAAGATCTGCGTGCCGCTGGCGAACTGCACCGTTCCAGCTTTGAGCTCGACGTCGCCGGAGACTTCGACGCAGACCCACGCGCGGGCCGCGCAGCCGTCGTGCAGCGTGTAGTCCACCAGCCGGGTGTGGCGGCGCACCGAGGTCCGCAGCCGCGCGGTCTCGAGGTACGCCTCGGTCGCGACCGCGTCCTGCTGGTAGCTGAGCCGATCGCCTTCATACGCGAGCAGCTCGACCAGGGTGATGCCGATATCGGGGATGTGGCGTTCGGTCCACTGAGGCATCGTCAGGCTCAGCCGGTCCAGCATCAGTTGCCGGAAGCTGGCGTAATCTTTGGCCAGGTAGTCGATCTCGACCGGTGGGAAAGACTCGTCGGGGCAGTCACATTGCGGTGCGCAGTCGATATCGTCGCACCCGGTGACGAAGGTGAAATCGAGGCAGCGATAACGCGGGTCGAACCCTTCGACGTCGACGACGCACAGCCGGTAGGTGGACAGGTCGCCGGCGCGGTCGACAGTCACGCGAACACAGTGCTCGAGTTCCGGATCCTTGCTCGGGCAGGGCGCCACCGACGTCACTTCGATGCCGGTGATTCGCCGGCCACCTTCGATGCGAAAGTTGGCTGGGCGCAGGCCGCCGGGCACATCGCCGAAGAAGACCACCGAGAGCTCGGTGCGGTCGGAGCCGACGCTCACCGCGTCGATACCGTTGTACCCCCTGTCGCGTGCCATGTTGCGGCGCCGCTCGTCGGTACATGTCATGCCGGACTCCCCTCGATGGACGTCTGCATCTGTTCGCCGGTGGCCAGCAGCGTGTATCTCACGACGATGCGCAACGTGGCGTCCTCGGTGGTGACGGTGAGTTCCTCGACGGTGATCACGTCGCCGAGCCACCGCGTCAGCGCCCCTTCGGCGGAAACCTGCAGTGCCGCTGCCAGTTCCGGGCTGTTGGGTTCGAAGACCAGATCGAGCAGTCCGCACCCGAAATCGGGGCGGTTCACCCGCTCGCCAGGCCGGGTGAACAAGAGCTGCTCGATCATGTCCCGGACATGGTCGGGGTAGGTGGTGTCGGCGGTGCGGCCGGTAGTACCGACGTGGTAGGGGAAGTCGATGTTCATGACGGTCACGTCCCGACTACTGCGGCTTGCATGGCCACCAGGACCGGCGGCACGGGTGGGCCGCCCAGACATGCCCCTCCGCCGGGCCCGGGGGGCGTCGGCGGAGCCTGCAGCATCACGGGCACGCCGTTGATCAATGCGGAGCCGAAGTTGGCCCACTGCACCTTCACACACGGCGAGACCGCGATGCATCCGACGACGGTGATCTGGTCGGCCGCGGTGAGCGCGGCCGCCCCATTGACGAACACCGTGGGCGGCCCGACTGGGACGAACGTGACCTTGCCACCATGTGGGCACGTCATGATGCTGGTGAGATCGACGACGAAACCGGGCATCCTGCACTCCCCTACTTCGGGATCACGAGCGACGTGTTGTTGATGAACACGCCGGTCCCCATCAATCTGATCGAGGCGAGGCCCGGACCGCAGGACAGCTCGATGGAGGTCTCGTTCATCTTGATCGACGGTCCGGCGGGCCCGCGGATCTGGATCTGTATCCCGCCAAGGGGTCCGGGCGCATCGGTGATCAGGACATAGTTCTGGCCGGGGGTTGCCATCACGATCTGCGGAACGCTGGGCGGCAGTGTCAGCGCGATCGGCGGTGCGTCGCCCAAGCCGCCGCGCCAGAAGCCGGTCCAGAAGGCGCGGTCGATGTCGCCGTCCTGGAATTGGATCCAGACTCCTGAATTCACCATGGGCACGACGCTCATGCCCGGTGTGGCATAACAGGGATCGGCCCAGATGCACGGGTCGTTTCCCAGAACGTCGTCCACCCGCACCATCACCCGGTTGCCTCCGGTGACGTCGACGTTGGAGACGACGACCCCTTTGTAGACGCCGGGATATTTCTTCGCATCGGTTGTCATGGCAGTACCGCCGGGGCCAGAGGAAGGAAGCCGTCACGCGCGAGCGTGAAGCTCTGCTTGTATTCACCGCGTTTGATGTTGTGGGTGACGCTCTTGACGTAGTAGGTGCCGTCGTAGTTCAGGCCCGCACCGCGCACGCCGACGATGCTGCGTGCTTCCAGCACATGCCCGTACCGCAAGACGTCCAGCTTGCCCTGTCCGGTGACGGCGTCGGCGGCCTGCGTGGTCTTGCTCAACCCGCGCAGCGCGATATCGAGTGGATCGCGACCTGCCACGTCCGGCAGTGGCTCCCGGCGCAGGGCGACGGCAGGGCGTGCGGCCAGCGGCGGCCGCAGCAGTGACACATCAGGCACGGGGATCGGGATGCCGATCTTCGTGTTCGGCTCGGTCAGGGTGATCGTGTACTGGGTGCGTGAGAGTCCGTCGAAACTGAACGACAGCGACTCGACATTGGTTGCGGCGCCGGAGTTCACGGTGAGCGCGGGCTGCATCATCCCAGCCCGCGCTTCGGGACCCCAGTAGGCGACACTGACTCCGGGGGCGGGACCCGGGATGAGGAAGAACGAGTAGCCCGCCTCCGATGCGAGGGCCTGGATGTAGTTCAGGTCGGTGCCCGACTGCACGGGAATGGTCTTCAGCGGGTTGGGTACGTTGAAGATGACGGCCGGCACTGCTGCCGGGATGATGCCGTACAGCGCATATTTGGCGACGATCGCCATCACTCGCAGATTCAGCGGCATCGCGGGATAGCACATCCGTTCGTGGCTCATGTCCATCAGCGCGGTGAGGTCTTCACCGGTCACGGTGAGCGACGATTCGCCCGGCGTGTCGCTGGGGCTGACTTCGTGCCGCGTGACGATGCCGTCTATCAGCACCGTGGGGAACCCGCCGAGGACCGCCGAGATGATCACCCGGGCCGGCGGGTCGAGCAGCCCTGACGGCAGCAATGTGGTGCTGATCATCGACTGCTTGCTGACGGCGAACGACAGCTGAAATCCGCTGCGCTGACCGGCGCTGGTGGTGACCTGCACCGATTGCAGCGCGTCGATCAGGGCTGCCGGCACCGGCACCGCCAGCACCGGGCCGATCATCACCATCAATTGGAGACTCTTGGCCATTACGGGGCCACTTCGGTGATCAGGCTCCCGGCCGGGGTGCCGGCCGGCAGGGTGATACGCAGCCGCGCACCCACGGTGAGGAGGTCGTCGATGTTCAGGACCCCATTCGCGTCGGCGATCCGCCAGAACTGCTCGGCGTCGCCGAACACCAGGAAAGCGATGGTGTCCAGCCGTTCTCCGATGCGGACCTGATGCTCTCCGATCTGTACGAGATCCTGCGGCTGTGGCAGGAACCGCCGCCGCACGAACGTCACCTTCCTGCCGTCGGGCAGTTCGTGGATCGCGGTCGGGATGCCTTGGTAGCGGCTGGTGAGGGAGAACATCTCTGGGTCCTTAGATCGTTGTCACACCTACTGAGGTGACCGGGTCGTTGATGGTGGCGGCGAAGCGCTGCTTCTGCTGCTGGTAGCCGAGGTAGAGCAGGCCGCCTTTGTGACGAAAGCCCAAGTCGTCGACGGTCAGCACCCGCACTCCGACGCTCACCTTCGCCCGGATCGGGTTCAGTGCCTGGTCATAGGCTTCCTCCGTGACGGTGAAGTCGGTGATACGCACCGGGACAACACGTCTGGAGCCGAGCACGAGCACTGACAGGGGTGCTTCGGCGGGGGCGATCTCCAGTTGGCTGCCGTGTGCCAGCTGGTCTTCTTCACGTAGCTGCGCTGTGGTCGGATAGATGGCAAGCTCCAGCGCCGACAGCACGGGGTAGAGGCCGTCGCGATACTTCTCGGGGGCGGCGGCCGCGTCGAACTCGGCGTCGAACTTGAACGATTCGTGCGGTGGACCTTTCAACCGCAACGCCTCGAGCCGGTCACCGGGCTCACCGCCGATGCCCTGAGGTTGCAGTGTCCTGGTCAGAGTGTCCGGATTGTATTGGAACGGAATCGTCTTCACCGGACGGCCGGTGTCGGGGTCGACGAGGACGAAGCCGCCGCGTGCGGCGTTCGCCGACTGGGGGAAACTGGTCATCAGTGTTCCCCGTATCGCGTCGGCGCGGCCGCGGTGATCACGGCTCGGTGCAGTGCATGCGCGGCGGCACGGGCGATGTCACAGTGCGCCGAGCCGGGCAGTGTGCCGCGCACGGCCCGAACCGTTCGCGATGTCCGCCATCGCGACCGCGGGGTGGAGGCGATCAGGTCGGCGAGTTCGGTTTCGAGAGCTGCTCGGACCTCGCGGTCGAATCGGCGCGCCAGGGTGGCGTCGTCGACCACGATGCGGTCGATGCGAACGTGTATCCCCATCATGCACCGACCGTGCTCAACGCGAACTCCCGATCGCGAATGGGAAGCTCGAGCTTCTCGAATTCCATTCGTGCCGCGGTCAGTACGTTCGCCATCGTGATTCGTCCGTCGGCCGCGGCGGCGAGGAACGCCGCGTTCACCGCGATGTTGCGGGCCATGCCGCCACTGACCGGCAGCTGCGCGAGGCGGTCGAAATCGAGATCTGCGACGGGGGCATCGCTGGGGAACGACTTCACCCAGATCTGGCGGCGTTGGCCGACGTCGGGAAAGGTGAACTCGACGACGAACCGGAGCCTGCGCAGGAACGCGGGATCCAGCGCGCCGCGCATGTTGGTCGCGAGGATCGCCAGGCCGTGATAGGCCTCCATGCGCTGCAGCAGGTAATTGATCTCGATGTTGGCGTAACGATCGTGGGCGTCCTTGACCTGGCTCCGCTTGCCGAATATGGAATCGGCTTCGTCGAACAGCAGGATCGCGCCGCCGCTTTCCCCCGCGTCGAAGAGCTTGCGCAGGTTCTTCTCCGTTTCGCCGATGTACTTGCTGACCACCGCTGACAGGTCGATGCGGTAGAGGTCGAGTTTCAGGCGCGAGGCCAGCACCTCGGCGGCCATGGTCTTGCCGGTGCCGCTGGGTCCGGCGAACAGCACGCTGACCCCCAGGCCGCGGTTGATGCGCCGGCCGAAGCCCCAGTCGTCGTAGACGGTCGTGCGGTGAGACACCTGGGCGGCGACGCGTTCGAGCAGTGTCCGCGCGGCCTCGGGCAACACGATGTCGTCCCAGTCGACGCGAGGTTCCAGGCGCCGTGCTAGCGCGTCAAGGCGGGGGCGGGTCCGCGCCCGGCATTCGTGCCACGCGTCTGCGGAATCGTCTGACATCGAGGCGATTTCGGCGATGTCGCAGATCTGCAGCGCGAACTGGGCCGACAGCGCGTCGATGGCACCCATGTCGGTGCCCTCGGCCAGCGAGGCCTGCCAGGCTTCGGCGCGCTCGGTCGCCGACGGTGCCTCGACGTCGAGGACGACCGACCCCCGGCCGACGTCGGACCAGCTTTCGCGCACCGCCAGTGCGCACTGGCCGCCGATGCGAGTCAGGAATCTGCTGATCGGTGTGCGGGCGGCGGCGTTCTCGTCGTCGATGTCTTCGGCGTCGATGTACAGCGCCACCGGCAGCAGTGCGCTCTCGCGTTCCCACAGCCGCGCCAAGTTGTCCAGATCGGTGGGTTGGGTCGGGATGAGGTCCGCGGGAAGGCGGTATGCCAGCAGTCCGCATCGGCGTGCGGCGTGCGCCGCGACGAGTCGTTTGCCGGCCGGATCGAGGCCGGCGAGTTGAACCGTCGGGGTGCCGGTCGGCCCGAGTGTCCACTCCCGTTCGATGCGCTGCGCCAGCACCTGCTGTGAGTCCGGAAGCTGCGCTGCCGCCGAGGAATCGAGGCTCGTCACCACCGGCGAGAGCCGGTCGTCGAGGTCGTTGAGGCCCTTGACGTAGTTGACGATTCGTTCGTCGGCCCGTAGCGCCGCCGATATCAGTCCCTCCCCGGACCGTTGGGTGATCTCGACGAGCTTCCAGTACCGCAGGCCGCCGCGTGGCGCCACGGCGTCCCACGCGGGGTCGGGAAGCATCTCGAGGGCGAGTCCGAACGTGGGGTACCGCATGTGGTCGTTTCCATGTGCTCGTGCGCAGAGATCGGCGACGGACGGATCGAGGTCCAGCGCGGCGCACAGCAACAGAATGTCGCGCTCGAACCGGGACAGACCCAGCCGTGCGGCGAGCTCGACCAGAGCCGGTGGCGGTGTGCATTGTTCGGTGTGCGCGACCCTGGCGGCGGCGTTCGCGATCTCGTCGTCAGAGATGCTCGCCCGCACCGGCAGGGCGAGTTGGGGTGATTCGTGCTCGTCGCGTCCGAAGAGGCGGCCCATTCTCCCGCCGCGGTGCGGGATGGCGGAGGGGCTCGGCGGCTGCTCGGCCGGATCGCGACGCCGCTGCAGGAGCAACCGCAGCCACGCCAACGAGGCAGCGAGGAAATCGCCGTTGGCAGCCTCCCATTCGGCGGCTCCGAGCGCCGGTCGCGTCATGACGTCACCGTCACGGTCTGCGTGTCGTCGAAGCGCGGTGTCGGCTGCGAGCGGTCAACCAACAGGCTGTCGATACCCGCTACCCGCAAGCGCACCACGTGCTTGCCCACCGGTGCGTCGGGAACGGTGAACGACAGAGCGCCACCGGTGACCGGATTGCCCGCGATCATGCGGTCCTCGGGGATCGCCCTGCCCCCGAGGATGAGGAACGCCTGCTGGCCGGCGATCACGGGGGGCGCGCAGGCCAGTGTGATGTCGACCTCGCCCTGCGCGTTCCGGGCGACGGTGATCGGCATCGCACTGGTGATGCGCGGAGCGACAGCGAGCGGTACGGCATTCGTGACGGTCGTGATGTCCTGCCCGTCGACGGTGTTCGTCAGCGCCACGCTGGCCGACCAGAGTCCGGCGGGCGCGGCGGCCGGCACCTCGACGGTGACCGTGTCGGCGGTCGCGGCTGTGGACGTCAGCGTCTCCGGATCGGGCAGCAACGGGTGGGTCAGGG contains:
- a CDS encoding phage baseplate assembly protein V; translated protein: MTTDAKKYPGVYKGVVVSNVDVTGGNRVMVRVDDVLGNDPCIWADPCYATPGMSVVPMVNSGVWIQFQDGDIDRAFWTGFWRGGLGDAPPIALTLPPSVPQIVMATPGQNYVLITDAPGPLGGIQIQIRGPAGPSIKMNETSIELSCGPGLASIRLMGTGVFINNTSLVIPK
- a CDS encoding ATP-binding protein, producing the protein MTRPALGAAEWEAANGDFLAASLAWLRLLLQRRRDPAEQPPSPSAIPHRGGRMGRLFGRDEHESPQLALPVRASISDDEIANAAARVAHTEQCTPPPALVELAARLGLSRFERDILLLCAALDLDPSVADLCARAHGNDHMRYPTFGLALEMLPDPAWDAVAPRGGLRYWKLVEITQRSGEGLISAALRADERIVNYVKGLNDLDDRLSPVVTSLDSSAAAQLPDSQQVLAQRIEREWTLGPTGTPTVQLAGLDPAGKRLVAAHAARRCGLLAYRLPADLIPTQPTDLDNLARLWERESALLPVALYIDAEDIDDENAAARTPISRFLTRIGGQCALAVRESWSDVGRGSVVLDVEAPSATERAEAWQASLAEGTDMGAIDALSAQFALQICDIAEIASMSDDSADAWHECRARTRPRLDALARRLEPRVDWDDIVLPEAARTLLERVAAQVSHRTTVYDDWGFGRRINRGLGVSVLFAGPSGTGKTMAAEVLASRLKLDLYRIDLSAVVSKYIGETEKNLRKLFDAGESGGAILLFDEADSIFGKRSQVKDAHDRYANIEINYLLQRMEAYHGLAILATNMRGALDPAFLRRLRFVVEFTFPDVGQRRQIWVKSFPSDAPVADLDFDRLAQLPVSGGMARNIAVNAAFLAAAADGRITMANVLTAARMEFEKLELPIRDREFALSTVGA